From Linepithema humile isolate Giens D197 chromosome 8, Lhum_UNIL_v1.0, whole genome shotgun sequence, one genomic window encodes:
- the spel1 gene encoding DNA mismatch repair protein Msh2 produces the protein MAVQPNQQFSMDPPTQQSFVRFFKSLPEKLNTTIRLFNRSDYYTVHGSDALFAAQQIFKTTSVCKMIGAEPNKTEGVILNKGHFETFVRDLLLVKQYRVEVYVNQGSAKNQNWILEYKGSPGNLSHFEDILFGNNDIAVGVSVIAVRLGTEGKSRVVGLSCIDVVSTLISVTEFQDTESFSNLESLVVTLAPKECLLIQGEGSYEFQTLKQLIERSNVMVTLRKKSEFSSDSIVDDLNTLIKFKKGQKQNAQSIPEINLNLAMSATSALIKYLDLTSDEGHMNQFTINQVEQSRYIRLDSAAIKALNIEPHVDAGSNLHGNPVASILTLLDKCRTAQGHRLIAQWVRQPLRDLSLIKERHDVVELLVKNNELRSILSDDYLKRIPDLQQLAKKLARKKSALQDCYKIYLCISYLPKLLEQLLPEANVTALKAMIIDPLRELVEDMDKFQQLVEQTIDLDAAEKGDFMVNPGFADDFKTLKDAMDEMEERIQQLLGKAADDLCLEAGKTIKLECNQQLGYYLRITLKEEKILRNKKHYTILDSNKTGVRFRNSKLSELNDDFISARNKYLERQKDVIAEIVGIAAGYSETVRAIGGVLACLDVLTAFASAAISANKVYVRPEMVPSEKGELNLIQVRHPCLEMQQGIDYIANDVTFKRDKCHFCIITGPNMGGKSTYIRSVGVTALMAHIGSFVPCDKATISLLDCILARVGADDSQLKGLSTFMMEMIETAAILKTATCNSLVIIDELGRGTSTYEGCGIAWSIAEHLARDIKSYCLFATHFHEITKLAEEISTVKNQHVTALVEDNKLTLLYQVKPGICDQSFGLHVAKMANFPQNVIEFAKRKQAELEDYQSVVFEGSDNPQKKRKIIQEAETLISQFLMKCKTLDQSLSDADLENQISSLREDVLSHKNPYIEALLTASS, from the exons AAACTTAACACAACGATACGACTCTTCAATAGATCAGACTATTATACAGTGCATGGAAGTGACGCTCTGTTTGCTGCacagcaaatatttaaaacaacatCTGTTTGCAAAATGATCGGAGCTG AGCCGAATAAAACGGAAGGTGTTATTCTCAATAAAGGCCATTTCGAGACATTTGTACGCGATTTGTTGTTAGTAAAGCAGTACAGAGTTGAAGTTTATGTTAATCAAGGCTCCGCGAAAAATCAAAACTGGATCTTAGAGTACAAAGGTTCACCCGGCAATCTATCTCATTTCGAAGATATCTTATTCGGCAATAATGACATAGCCGTGGGCGTATCCGTAATAGCTGTGAGATTGGGTACAGAAGGAAAGTCCAGA GTCGTCGGTTTAAGTTGCATCGACGTCGTTTCAACTTTAATTTCAGTCACTGAATTTCAAGACACCGAGTCATTTTCGAATCTAGAGTCACTCGTTGTAACTCTCGCTCCAAAGGAATGCTTATTGATTCAAGGAGAAGGCAGTTATGAATTTCAAACTCTTAAACAG CTGATAGAAAGAAGCAACGTGATGGTAActttaagaaagaaaagtgAATTTTCCAGCGATTCGATCGTAGATGATTTAAACacgttgataaaatttaagaaaggGCAGAAACAAAATGCGCAGTCAATACCAGAAATTAACTTAAATCTGGCTATGTCTGCTACATCTGctctcattaaatatttagat ttAACATCGGATGAAGGTCATATGAATCAATTTACCATAAATCAAGTGGAACAATCGCGATACATAAGACTGGATTCTGCCGCGATAAAAGCTCTCAACATTGAGCCACACGTCGATGCAGGTTCTAATTTACATGGAAATCCTGTTGCTAGCATCTTGACATTGCTAGACAAATGTAGAACCGCACAAGGACACAGACTGATTGCACAGTGGGTTCGACAGCCTCTTAGAGatttatctttgataaaaGAGCGGCATGATGTTGTTGAACTATTGgtaaaaaataacgaattaaGATCTATTCTCAGTGACGATTATTTAAAACGTATACCGGATTTGCAACAGCTGGCGAAGAAATTGGCTAGAAAGAAATCAGCATTGCAAGACTGTTACAA AATCTATTTGTGTATATCGTACTTGCCAAAATTGCTGGAACAACTTTTACCAGAAGCAAATGTGACAGCATTGAAAGCAATGATAATAGATCCATTGAGAGAACTTGTCGAAGATATGGACAAGTTTCAACAGCTGGTGGAGCAAACAATCGATTTAGATGCTGCCGAAAAAGGAGATTTCATGGTTAATCCAGGATTTGCAGAcgattttaaaa CGCTAAAAGATGCGATGGATGAAATGGAAGAAAGGATACAACAATTACTCGGTAAAGCGGCGGATGATCTTTGCTTGGAAGCAGGAAAAACAATAAAGTTGGAATGTAATCAACAGTTGGGCTACTATCTTCGCATTACATTGAAAGAAGAGAAGATACTTcggaataaaaaacattacacCATTTTGGATTCTAATAAAACTGGTGTAAGATTCCGAAACAGCAAATTAAGCGAATTGAATGACGATTTTATATCTGCTAGAAATAAATACTTGGAAAGACAAAAGGATGTTATTGCAGAAATTGTGGGAATTGCAG CTGGTTATAGCGAAACGGTGCGTGCTATCGGTGGTGTGCTTGCGTGTCTCGATGTTCTCACTGCGTTCGCTTCTGCAGCAATAAGTGCTAATAAAGTGTACGTGCGTCCCGAAATGGTCCCGAGTGAAAAAGGTGAATTGAATCTCATTCAAGTTAGACACCCGTGTTTGGAAATGCAACAAGGAATAGACTATATTGCCAATGATGTCACTTTTAAGCGAG ATAAATGtcatttttgcattattactGGTCCAAACATGGGAGGTAAAAGTACTTACATTAGATCTGTTGGTGTAACTGCACTGATGGCTCATATCGGCAGTTTTGTTCCTTGTGATAAAGCAACTATATCATTACTGGATTGTATATTGGCTCGAGTGGGAGCGGATGATTCTCAGTTGAAAGGATTGTCGACTTTTATGATGGAAATGATAGAAACTGCAGCTATTTTGAAA ACAGCAACGTGTAATTCTCTTGTAATTATTGATGAATTGGGCAGAGGAACATCAACTTACGAGGGTTGTGGCATTGCATGGTCAATAGCAGA ACATTTGGCGAGAGATATTAAATCGTACTGTCTGTTTGCTACACATTTCCATGAGATCACCAAACTAGCCGAAGAAATATCTACTGTAAAAAATCAGCATGTTACCGCTCTTGTCGAAGATAATAAATTGACGTTGCTTTATCAAGTAAAGCCAGGAATTTGCGATCAAAGTTTCGGCCTTCATGTTGCCAAAATGGCTAATTTCCCGCAAAATGTAATAGAG tTCGCTAAAAGAAAACAAGCAGAACTTGAGGACTATCAAAGTGTAGTTTTTGAAGGATCTGACAATCCCCAGAAGAAGCGAAAGATTATTCAG GAAGCTGAAACACTTATCTCACAATTCCTCATGAAATGTAAAACTTTGGATCAATCTTTATCTGATGCCGATCTGGAAAACCAAATATCGTCATTGAGGGAAGATGTTCTCTCTCATAAAAATCCTTATATCGAAGCATTGCTCACCGCTTCTTCTTAA